The Porphyrobacter sp. HT-58-2 genome has a window encoding:
- a CDS encoding DUF2256 domain-containing protein — MPKMRKKSDLPTKTCLACGLPFTWRKKWERDWDNVKYCSDRCRRGKGNP, encoded by the coding sequence ATGCCAAAAATGCGCAAGAAGAGCGACCTGCCCACCAAGACCTGCCTCGCTTGCGGGCTGCCCTTTACATGGCGCAAGAAGTGGGAGCGCGATTGGGACAATGTGAAGTATTGTTCTGACCGGTGTCGGCGCGGGAAGGGTAATCCATGA
- a CDS encoding HdaA/DnaA family protein encodes MSAPSQIALPLAARVPAGAKRIVVGDANAAVIEALQHPERWPFHVAVLSGPPRSGKSLLGRWAQGLHGAAVEIIDDAETRVETELFHRWNAVQQGGTREGGALLLIANADEDHDGWRIDLPDLASRIGGSLQLAIGAPDDAMAAELIHAHAEARGLSLPDGATDYLVPRTTRSFAAIEALVAAIDRISLERQSPATMSVWRAALEALHGPEQQRLL; translated from the coding sequence ATGAGCGCGCCCTCCCAGATCGCCCTGCCACTGGCCGCGCGTGTCCCTGCCGGAGCGAAGCGCATTGTCGTGGGGGATGCCAATGCGGCGGTGATCGAGGCGTTGCAGCACCCGGAACGCTGGCCGTTCCACGTAGCGGTGCTGAGCGGGCCACCGCGTTCGGGCAAGAGCCTGCTGGGGCGCTGGGCGCAGGGGCTCCATGGTGCGGCAGTGGAGATCATCGACGATGCCGAGACGCGCGTCGAGACTGAGCTTTTCCATCGCTGGAACGCCGTCCAGCAGGGCGGGACGCGCGAAGGCGGTGCGTTGCTGCTCATCGCCAATGCGGACGAGGACCATGACGGCTGGCGGATCGACTTGCCCGATCTTGCCTCGCGCATCGGCGGCTCGCTGCAACTGGCGATTGGCGCGCCGGATGATGCCATGGCGGCCGAGTTGATCCACGCCCATGCCGAAGCGCGCGGGCTTTCCCTCCCCGACGGGGCGACGGATTATCTCGTCCCGCGCACGACACGCAGCTTTGCCGCGATCGAGGCGTTGGTGGCCGCGATTGATCGGATATCCCTTGAACGCCAGAGCCCGGCCACCATGTCTGTATGGCGTGCAGCGCTCGAAGCTCTACACGGGCCGGAGCAGCAGCGCCTGCTATAG
- the purN gene encoding phosphoribosylglycinamide formyltransferase, whose protein sequence is MTDKARIAVLISGAGTNMAALVYASRIADCPYEVVLVAANDPAAPGLTLAEAEGIPTFALPHKGLTREAHDSAMEAAVLEAGAEYIVLAGYMRILSEGFVERWTGRMLNIHPSLLPKYKGLDTHARAIAAGDSHGGTSVHLVTPELDAGEVLAQIAVPITPQETAESLAERVKLAEHQLYPRAVADYVSRWRNPGWLLAQIRTRALALPETCEQESFGSAGFRAGEGKSGKYFAYFSDRPHGHERIALLVKTSGMDELHALVEDQPETYFKPAFYGASGWVGIVLDRPDLDWGAVDAWLQRSWRSVAPKRLTRFMDIADEF, encoded by the coding sequence GTGACCGACAAAGCCCGCATCGCCGTCCTCATTTCCGGCGCGGGGACAAACATGGCCGCGCTGGTCTATGCCAGCCGGATTGCAGATTGCCCCTACGAGGTGGTGCTGGTTGCCGCGAACGATCCCGCCGCTCCCGGCCTCACGCTGGCCGAGGCGGAAGGCATCCCCACCTTCGCCCTGCCCCACAAGGGCCTCACCCGCGAGGCGCACGACTCCGCCATGGAAGCCGCCGTGCTCGAGGCGGGGGCGGAGTATATCGTTCTGGCCGGCTACATGCGGATCCTGTCCGAAGGCTTCGTGGAGCGCTGGACGGGTCGGATGCTCAATATCCACCCCTCGCTGCTGCCCAAATACAAGGGCCTCGACACCCATGCCCGCGCGATTGCCGCGGGGGACAGTCACGGCGGCACCAGTGTGCATCTGGTGACACCGGAACTCGACGCGGGCGAGGTGCTGGCGCAGATCGCGGTGCCGATCACGCCGCAAGAGACAGCGGAAAGCCTCGCCGAACGGGTAAAGCTGGCCGAACACCAGCTCTACCCGCGCGCCGTAGCCGATTACGTCAGCCGCTGGCGCAATCCCGGCTGGCTGCTCGCCCAGATCCGCACCCGCGCCCTCGCCCTGCCTGAAACCTGCGAGCAGGAAAGCTTCGGCTCGGCGGGATTCCGCGCTGGTGAGGGCAAGTCCGGCAAGTATTTCGCCTATTTCTCCGACCGCCCCCACGGCCACGAACGCATTGCGCTACTGGTCAAGACCAGCGGGATGGACGAGCTTCACGCCCTCGTCGAAGACCAGCCGGAGACGTACTTCAAACCCGCCTTCTACGGCGCAAGCGGTTGGGTCGGGATCGTGCTCGACAGGCCTGACCTCGATTGGGGCGCGGTCGATGCGTGGTTGCAGCGTAGCTGGCGCTCTGTTGCGCCCAAGCGGCTGACACGCTTCATGGACATTGCGGACGAGTTCTGA
- the ndk gene encoding nucleoside-diphosphate kinase: MAVTRTFSIIKPDATRRNLTGAVTKMLEDAGLRVVASKRIHMTREQAEGFYAVHKERPFFGELVEFMMSEPVVVQVLEGEDAVVRNREVMGATNPADAAPGTIRKELALSIGENTVHGSDSEENAAIEIAFFFKPEEIVG, translated from the coding sequence ATGGCGGTCACCCGCACCTTTTCGATCATCAAGCCCGATGCCACCCGCCGCAACCTGACCGGCGCGGTCACCAAGATGCTGGAAGACGCCGGCCTGCGCGTCGTCGCTTCCAAGCGTATCCACATGACCCGCGAACAGGCCGAAGGCTTCTACGCGGTGCACAAGGAGCGTCCCTTCTTCGGCGAACTCGTCGAATTCATGATGAGCGAGCCGGTGGTGGTGCAGGTGCTCGAAGGCGAAGACGCCGTCGTCCGCAACCGCGAAGTGATGGGGGCGACCAATCCGGCCGACGCTGCGCCCGGCACGATCCGCAAGGAACTGGCCCTGTCGATCGGCGAGAACACCGTCCACGGCTCGGACTCGGAAGAAAACGCCGCGATCGAAATCGCGTTCTTTTTCAAGCCGGAAGAAATCGTCGGCTAA
- a CDS encoding DNA polymerase III subunit chi yields the protein MKLDFWQYTHDPVGKVVALIAKRAVDSGERVLVVAADPQQRASLSRALWQAGPESFLANGEADAPGADRQPILIAPEPVPTNAATHLILADGTFRDVPGFARVFLLFPPDLAPAARQAWRAQDGREGVERSYFAQEDGRWVKKG from the coding sequence ATGAAACTCGATTTCTGGCAATACACCCACGATCCGGTCGGAAAGGTGGTCGCGCTGATTGCGAAGCGCGCGGTCGATAGCGGGGAGCGGGTGTTGGTCGTCGCTGCCGATCCGCAGCAGCGGGCTTCCTTGTCCCGTGCACTGTGGCAGGCCGGGCCGGAGAGCTTCCTCGCCAATGGCGAGGCAGACGCGCCGGGCGCAGATCGCCAGCCGATCCTGATCGCCCCGGAGCCTGTCCCTACCAACGCCGCCACCCACCTGATCCTTGCCGACGGCACCTTCCGCGACGTGCCCGGCTTTGCCCGCGTGTTTCTGCTGTTTCCCCCTGATCTTGCCCCTGCCGCGCGGCAGGCGTGGCGCGCGCAGGACGGGCGTGAAGGGGTGGAGCGGAGCTATTTCGCTCAGGAAGACGGCCGCTGGGTCAAGAAGGGCTAG
- the purM gene encoding phosphoribosylformylglycinamidine cyclo-ligase, with product MTIKNSPYTYADAGVSIDAGNALVKAIAPLAKATARPGATSDLGGFGGFFDPKAAGYTDPLLVAANDGVGTKLKLAIEHDRHDSVGIDLVAMCVNDLIVQGAEPLFFLDYFATGKLENGVAERVIAGIAEGCKIAGCALIGGETAEMPGMYAPGDYDLAGFCVGAVERGEQLTGDKVAPGDVLLGLASSGVHSNGYSLVRRLAADKGWKMNRPALFDQEQLLIDALIAPTRIYVASLLPLIRAGLINALAHITGGGLLENIPRILPQGAHAHVDADLWLQPRLMAFLQAQGHIEPEEMARTFNCGVGMVLAVSEANVAEVTARLEAAGETVVTVGRIEAGGKGCTVRGSVETWSAKSDWSATHLG from the coding sequence ATGACGATCAAGAACTCGCCCTACACCTATGCCGATGCCGGCGTTTCGATCGACGCGGGCAATGCCCTCGTAAAAGCCATCGCTCCGCTGGCCAAGGCAACCGCGCGCCCCGGAGCGACCAGCGATCTGGGCGGGTTCGGCGGGTTCTTCGACCCTAAGGCAGCCGGTTACACCGATCCCTTGCTGGTCGCGGCCAATGACGGGGTCGGCACCAAGCTCAAGCTCGCGATCGAACATGACCGGCATGACAGTGTCGGCATTGATCTGGTCGCGATGTGCGTCAATGATCTCATTGTGCAAGGCGCAGAACCGCTGTTCTTCCTCGACTATTTCGCCACCGGGAAGCTCGAGAACGGGGTCGCGGAACGGGTGATTGCGGGAATCGCCGAGGGCTGCAAGATCGCCGGATGTGCGCTGATCGGGGGCGAGACGGCCGAGATGCCGGGCATGTATGCGCCCGGAGACTATGACCTCGCGGGCTTCTGCGTCGGCGCGGTGGAACGCGGCGAGCAGCTCACGGGCGACAAGGTTGCGCCCGGCGACGTGCTGCTGGGCCTCGCGTCGAGCGGCGTCCACTCCAACGGCTATTCGCTGGTGCGCCGCCTGGCGGCAGACAAGGGCTGGAAGATGAACCGCCCCGCCCTGTTCGATCAGGAGCAACTGCTGATCGACGCGCTGATCGCCCCGACGCGCATTTACGTCGCGAGCCTCCTGCCGCTGATCCGCGCGGGGCTCATCAATGCGCTGGCTCACATCACCGGCGGCGGGCTGCTCGAGAACATCCCGCGCATCCTTCCGCAGGGCGCGCACGCCCATGTCGATGCCGATCTGTGGCTCCAGCCGCGCCTGATGGCCTTCCTGCAAGCGCAGGGCCACATCGAGCCCGAGGAAATGGCGCGCACCTTCAATTGCGGGGTCGGCATGGTGCTGGCGGTGAGCGAGGCGAATGTGGCCGAAGTCACCGCAAGGCTCGAAGCCGCAGGCGAGACCGTCGTCACCGTCGGCCGGATTGAAGCGGGCGGCAAGGGCTGCACCGTGCGCGGCAGTGTGGAGACGTGGTCCGCCAAGAGCGATTGGAGCGCGACGCACCTTGGCTGA
- a CDS encoding leucyl aminopeptidase, with protein MQIHFTAAPPADIRLHARVVNQGAALAGLDQVLIEGADAAQFAGRAGQVFEGFASMAGALRRIALAGAGEVGVADRRANLERAGAALTAKYLVSAEKAMVLDLGQAALSADEAAAVLLGLRLRAWRHDAYRTRLAADKRPSLAAVHVVNAPEGTDAAWAREAALAKGVEFTRGLVTEPANIIYPATFVAACEEAFAGTGAEITVLGEAEMEALGMGALLGVGKGSERESKLLAVRWNGGAAGDKPTVFVGKGVTFDTGGISLKPGPGMEDMKWDMGGAGAVAGAMLALVSRKAKANVIGVMGLVENMPDGKAQRPGDIVTTMSGQTVEVLNTDAEGRLVLCDALHWAQEQYDPARIVDLATLTGAMIISLGNEYGGMFANDDTLAAQLDAAGRTSGDKLWRMPLGPNYDKLIDSPVADIKNIGPREAGSITAAQFLKRFIKDGTPWAHLDIAGMVWSNKPGHTWDKGATGYGVRLLDQFVRDVIEG; from the coding sequence ATGCAGATCCACTTCACCGCCGCCCCGCCTGCCGACATTCGCCTCCACGCGCGGGTGGTCAATCAGGGCGCGGCACTCGCCGGGCTTGACCAGGTGCTGATCGAAGGGGCCGATGCGGCGCAGTTTGCCGGGCGCGCCGGACAGGTGTTCGAAGGCTTTGCGAGCATGGCGGGGGCGCTGCGCCGGATTGCGCTGGCAGGAGCTGGCGAGGTGGGCGTGGCTGATCGCCGCGCCAACCTTGAACGGGCAGGCGCGGCGCTGACGGCGAAGTATCTGGTCTCGGCCGAGAAGGCGATGGTGCTCGATCTGGGGCAGGCTGCGCTTTCGGCGGATGAGGCGGCGGCTGTCCTGCTCGGCCTGCGGCTGCGGGCATGGCGGCACGATGCCTATCGCACGCGGCTGGCGGCAGACAAGCGCCCCTCGCTCGCCGCGGTGCACGTCGTCAACGCCCCCGAAGGCACCGACGCCGCCTGGGCGCGTGAAGCCGCGCTTGCCAAGGGGGTCGAGTTTACCCGCGGGCTCGTGACCGAACCTGCCAACATCATCTATCCCGCGACGTTCGTTGCCGCCTGCGAGGAAGCCTTCGCCGGGACAGGTGCGGAAATCACCGTTCTGGGCGAGGCCGAGATGGAGGCACTCGGCATGGGCGCGCTGCTGGGGGTCGGCAAGGGCTCCGAGCGCGAATCGAAGCTGCTGGCGGTGCGCTGGAACGGCGGCGCAGCGGGGGACAAGCCGACCGTGTTCGTCGGCAAGGGCGTGACCTTCGACACCGGGGGCATATCTCTGAAGCCGGGGCCGGGCATGGAGGACATGAAGTGGGACATGGGCGGCGCTGGCGCGGTGGCGGGCGCGATGCTCGCGCTGGTCAGCCGCAAGGCCAAGGCTAATGTCATCGGCGTCATGGGCCTGGTCGAGAACATGCCCGACGGCAAGGCCCAGCGCCCTGGCGACATCGTCACCACCATGAGCGGCCAGACGGTCGAAGTGCTCAACACCGATGCCGAAGGGCGGCTGGTGCTGTGCGACGCGCTGCACTGGGCGCAGGAGCAGTATGATCCGGCGCGGATCGTCGATCTTGCCACCCTGACCGGTGCGATGATCATCAGCCTGGGCAATGAATATGGCGGGATGTTCGCCAATGACGATACCCTGGCCGCGCAGCTCGATGCGGCTGGCCGGACCAGCGGTGACAAGCTGTGGCGGATGCCGCTTGGCCCCAATTACGACAAGCTGATCGATTCGCCCGTCGCCGACATCAAGAATATCGGCCCGCGCGAGGCCGGTTCGATCACCGCCGCGCAGTTCCTCAAGCGGTTTATCAAGGATGGCACGCCCTGGGCGCACTTGGACATCGCCGGGATGGTGTGGTCGAACAAGCCCGGCCACACTTGGGACAAGGGCGCCACGGGATACGGCGTGCGCCTGCTCGACCAGTTCGTGCGGGATGTGATCGAAGGTTGA
- a CDS encoding LPS-assembly protein LptD has protein sequence MSGGSPVDTRKVADPALRFPARGAASRVALALGLVAAAPPLAAQEQAADPAQPDAPVIATANQPRQIDFEATRIAYDNETEVVTASGNVILRSEDRSVRADEVSWDRKSGRIIATGNIRMVDEAGNQLFTDQIELTEEFDTGAMSELLIALRAGGRLAARSAERGADGNALLTDAAYTACPVVDEDGCATNPSWRVTARRVIYDQKESRVRFEGAMLELFGARILPLPGLAIRTDGKAESGFLVPDVRVTQVNGLELSGEYYWRMADNIDLTLGAYVFSNVAPMASAKWRHLTEKGAYQITGYGTFSDRLTDFTGAESFQSDPRGYLDANGRFQFSPDWNLTGSIRLASDRTFLRRYDLSRDDRLRSTIDLERITDRSYLSIAGWATQTLRLNADQGQIPLALPAIDYRQKIGDRVLGGNLMFQANSLALLRRDGQDTQRAFAGAQWDMKRLTGMGQLVTLTALVRGDVYNTNNIDATTTLAYRGTEGWTARGIATAAIDVEWPFVGEAFGGTQVFKPRLQFVASPKVRNLAVPNEDARAIDLEDSNLFALNRFPGYDRVEDGSRVTWGVDWELQRPGWRVKSTIGQSFRLEAVEPGLFPQGTGLSEKVSDFVGRTEVRFRNLVSFTHRFRLDKDNFAVRRNEVDATIGSRRTYLEVGYLQLNRDIQTVEDLRDREELRAAARIAIGRKWSVFGSGVFNLTDAEDDPIFLPDGFEPIRTRLGIAYADDCIEFGATWRRDFIDAGDARRGNAFQLFFALRNLGFR, from the coding sequence ATGTCGGGAGGCTCGCCAGTGGACACGCGCAAGGTCGCGGACCCCGCCTTGCGCTTCCCGGCGCGAGGCGCTGCATCGCGCGTGGCGCTGGCGCTCGGCCTGGTCGCCGCCGCCCCCCCGCTCGCCGCGCAAGAGCAGGCAGCAGACCCCGCCCAGCCCGACGCCCCTGTGATCGCCACCGCGAATCAGCCGCGCCAGATCGATTTCGAGGCGACCCGGATCGCCTATGACAACGAAACCGAAGTCGTCACCGCCAGCGGCAATGTCATTTTGCGCTCGGAAGACCGTTCGGTGCGCGCCGACGAGGTATCGTGGGACCGCAAATCGGGCCGCATCATCGCCACCGGCAATATCCGCATGGTCGACGAGGCCGGAAACCAGCTGTTCACCGATCAGATCGAACTGACCGAGGAATTCGATACCGGCGCCATGAGCGAGCTGCTGATCGCCCTGCGCGCAGGCGGGCGCCTTGCCGCGCGCTCGGCGGAACGGGGCGCGGATGGCAATGCCTTGCTCACCGATGCTGCCTACACCGCCTGCCCGGTGGTCGACGAAGACGGCTGCGCGACCAATCCCAGCTGGCGCGTCACCGCGCGGCGGGTGATCTACGACCAGAAGGAAAGCCGCGTGCGCTTCGAAGGGGCGATGCTGGAGCTGTTCGGCGCGCGCATCCTGCCCCTGCCCGGTCTTGCGATCCGCACCGACGGCAAGGCCGAAAGCGGCTTTCTCGTCCCCGACGTGCGGGTGACGCAGGTCAACGGGCTGGAGCTGTCAGGCGAATATTACTGGCGCATGGCCGACAATATCGATCTGACGCTGGGCGCCTATGTCTTTTCCAACGTCGCCCCGATGGCCAGCGCCAAGTGGCGCCACCTTACCGAAAAGGGCGCCTACCAGATCACCGGCTACGGCACCTTTTCAGACCGTCTGACCGATTTCACCGGCGCGGAAAGCTTCCAGAGCGACCCGCGCGGGTACCTCGATGCCAATGGCCGCTTCCAGTTCTCCCCCGACTGGAACCTCACCGGATCGATCCGCCTCGCCAGTGACCGCACCTTCCTGCGCCGTTACGACCTCAGCCGCGATGACCGGCTGCGTTCGACCATCGATCTCGAACGCATCACCGATCGATCCTACCTCTCGATTGCCGGCTGGGCGACCCAGACGCTGCGGCTGAACGCCGATCAGGGCCAGATACCGCTGGCGCTCCCCGCCATCGATTATCGCCAGAAGATCGGTGACAGGGTTCTGGGCGGCAACCTGATGTTCCAGGCCAACAGCCTCGCGCTGCTGCGCCGCGACGGGCAGGACACCCAGCGTGCCTTCGCCGGGGCGCAGTGGGACATGAAGCGCCTGACCGGCATGGGCCAGCTTGTCACGCTGACGGCGTTGGTGCGCGGCGATGTCTACAACACCAACAATATCGATGCGACCACCACCCTCGCCTATCGCGGGACAGAGGGCTGGACCGCGCGCGGCATTGCCACTGCTGCGATCGACGTCGAGTGGCCGTTCGTGGGCGAGGCCTTTGGCGGCACGCAGGTGTTCAAGCCGCGCCTGCAATTTGTCGCCAGCCCCAAGGTGCGCAATCTTGCCGTCCCCAACGAAGATGCGCGCGCGATCGACCTTGAGGATTCGAACCTTTTCGCGCTCAATCGCTTTCCCGGCTATGACCGGGTCGAAGACGGCAGCCGCGTCACATGGGGCGTGGATTGGGAACTGCAGCGCCCCGGCTGGCGGGTAAAATCGACCATCGGCCAGTCCTTCCGCCTCGAAGCGGTCGAACCGGGCCTGTTTCCCCAGGGCACCGGTTTGTCGGAAAAGGTCAGCGATTTCGTCGGCCGCACCGAAGTGCGCTTCAGGAACCTTGTGAGCTTCACTCACCGCTTCCGGCTCGACAAGGACAATTTCGCCGTGCGCCGCAACGAGGTGGACGCGACCATCGGATCGCGGCGGACCTATCTCGAAGTCGGTTATCTGCAATTGAACCGTGACATTCAGACCGTGGAAGACCTGCGCGACCGCGAGGAATTGCGCGCCGCCGCGCGGATCGCCATCGGGCGCAAGTGGTCGGTGTTCGGATCGGGCGTGTTCAACCTCACTGATGCGGAAGATGATCCGATCTTCCTGCCCGATGGCTTCGAACCGATCCGCACGCGCCTCGGCATTGCCTATGCCGACGACTGCATCGAATTCGGCGCGACCTGGCGGCGCGATTTCATCGACGCGGGCGACGCGCGGCGCGGCAATGCCTTTCAGCTGTTCTTTGCCCTTCGCAACCTCGGGTTCCGGTAA
- the epsC gene encoding serine O-acetyltransferase EpsC: MFDRLISYLDSVRARDPAPRSRWEILLYPGVLALGLHRIAHWLFEARLYFLARFVNHFSRLLTAIDIHPGATIGKNFFIDHGFTVIGETAEIGDNVTIYQCVTLGGTNPANGKGGKRHPTIKDNVIIGSGAQIIGPIVVGERARVGANAVVTDDVPAGATMIGIKARSTLVPAEDWIREFIPYGTPCDDPPCDEDGRPRRDCVEKLESEIAAMREEMAAMKVLLAERDSLPPAQPVRVRKSGTKD; the protein is encoded by the coding sequence ATGTTTGACCGGCTGATTTCTTACCTAGACTCAGTGCGCGCCCGCGACCCCGCGCCGCGTTCGCGCTGGGAGATATTGCTCTATCCCGGCGTGCTGGCGCTGGGCCTGCACCGCATTGCTCACTGGCTGTTCGAGGCGCGGCTCTATTTCCTCGCACGGTTCGTCAATCATTTCTCGCGATTGCTGACGGCGATCGACATTCATCCCGGCGCGACCATCGGGAAGAACTTCTTCATCGATCACGGCTTCACCGTGATCGGCGAGACGGCGGAGATCGGCGACAATGTCACGATCTATCAATGCGTCACGCTCGGCGGCACGAACCCTGCGAATGGCAAGGGGGGCAAGCGTCACCCGACGATCAAGGACAATGTCATCATCGGTTCGGGCGCGCAAATCATCGGGCCAATTGTCGTGGGCGAGCGAGCGCGCGTGGGCGCCAATGCGGTTGTCACCGATGACGTGCCTGCCGGAGCGACGATGATCGGGATCAAGGCCCGCTCCACGCTGGTTCCCGCAGAGGATTGGATTCGCGAATTCATCCCCTATGGTACGCCCTGCGATGACCCCCCTTGCGACGAGGATGGCCGCCCGCGCCGCGACTGCGTGGAAAAGCTCGAATCCGAAATCGCCGCCATGCGCGAGGAGATGGCGGCGATGAAGGTGCTGCTGGCCGAGCGCGACAGCCTGCCACCGGCGCAGCCGGTACGGGTCCGCAAAAGCGGCACCAAGGACTGA
- a CDS encoding sulfotransferase family protein, which yields MPPPRDHPLARGPLATRANDFLGRAWERGWLTPPDLDPEALWTLAARPYGARAEAAEHGGRSEEDVADFRERLTRLTASVAAEADLNPLGRAMAWGQLSRVVKNRLAFGALWLERPELLDTTLAAPIIVIGHMRSGTTRIHTLLAADPAFSHTRYCDAYHPVPARLGLNRVKATLELTLLGALNPWMQSIHPMTPVGVEEELAWLSAALHHSIYESQWHVPGFSAWSEAADPAPVYREFARILRTDAAHRGVAERPRVLKVPAFAEDLATLLGAFPDARLVLTRRDHDAVLRSAVSLAANQMAMQSDACDLTRIEAHWRHKISLREARMAAALDGWQGPVARLDFDEINADWEGAIARCYASLGLDLTADALLAMQRVMAASADGHHHAHREQLARFAGAG from the coding sequence ATGCCCCCGCCGCGCGATCACCCTCTGGCCCGTGGGCCGCTGGCGACCCGTGCCAATGATTTCCTTGGGCGGGCGTGGGAGCGCGGCTGGCTGACCCCGCCCGATCTTGATCCCGAAGCACTGTGGACGCTCGCCGCCAGGCCCTATGGCGCGCGGGCCGAGGCGGCGGAGCATGGCGGGCGCTCGGAGGAAGACGTTGCCGATTTCCGCGAACGCCTCACCCGCCTGACCGCCAGCGTCGCAGCCGAGGCCGATCTCAACCCGCTGGGCCGGGCGATGGCCTGGGGGCAATTGTCGCGCGTGGTAAAGAACCGGCTGGCCTTCGGGGCGCTGTGGCTTGAGCGGCCTGAACTGCTCGACACCACCCTTGCAGCGCCGATCATCGTCATTGGCCACATGAGAAGCGGCACAACCAGGATCCACACGCTGCTGGCCGCCGACCCTGCCTTCTCGCATACCCGCTATTGCGATGCCTACCACCCCGTCCCCGCACGATTGGGACTGAACCGGGTCAAGGCGACGCTGGAGCTGACCCTGCTGGGCGCGCTCAATCCATGGATGCAATCAATCCACCCGATGACCCCGGTCGGCGTGGAGGAGGAACTGGCGTGGCTGTCAGCCGCGCTCCACCATTCGATCTACGAATCGCAGTGGCATGTCCCCGGCTTCAGCGCATGGAGCGAGGCGGCAGACCCCGCCCCCGTCTACCGCGAATTCGCCCGCATCCTGCGGACCGACGCCGCGCACCGTGGCGTGGCCGAGCGCCCCCGCGTGCTGAAAGTCCCCGCCTTTGCCGAGGATCTCGCCACACTCCTCGGCGCTTTCCCCGATGCCCGGCTGGTGCTGACCCGGCGCGATCACGATGCGGTGCTGCGCAGCGCAGTCAGTCTTGCGGCCAACCAGATGGCAATGCAGTCCGACGCCTGCGACCTCACCCGGATCGAGGCGCACTGGCGGCACAAGATCTCCTTGCGCGAAGCCCGCATGGCCGCCGCGCTGGATGGGTGGCAGGGGCCGGTCGCACGGCTCGATTTCGACGAGATCAACGCCGATTGGGAGGGCGCGATCGCCCGCTGCTATGCCTCCCTCGGCCTCGATCTGACTGCTGATGCGCTGCTGGCGATGCAGCGGGTGATGGCGGCCAGCGCAGACGGCCACCACCACGCCCACCGCGAACAATTGGCGCGGTTTGCTGGGGCTGGATAG